One Leptolyngbya boryana PCC 6306 genomic window, AAAAACGACTGTCCGAATTGTGCTAACGTCTCGCCATCCTATGTTTGTCTGGTGGGGCGACCATCTGCTGAACCTCTACAACGATGCCTATGCTGTTTTTCTTCACACCAAGCATCCAGCCCTAGCACAACCCGCTGCACAACTCTGGCACGAGATTTGGGATCAGCTTGAGCCTCGAATCGAATCTGCCCTTCATGCCAATGAGGGGACGTTTGACGAAGCACTGCTGTTCATTATGGAGCGCAAAGGTTACCCGGAGGAAACCTACGTAACGTTCTCCTACAGCCCCATTCCTAATGATGAAGGTACTATTGGCGGCATTCTTTGCGCCTGTACCGATGACACCGATCGCATTGTCGGAGAGCGGCAGTTGGCACTATTGCGGGAACTAGCAGCCAAAACTGTAGATGCCCGTACCTTTGATGAAGCCTGTACTCTTAGTGCAAGCTGCCTGGAAACCAACCCTTATGATTTCCCCTTTGCCTTCATTTATTTGGTGGATCCAGACCGCCAGTGTGCCGTTTTAGCGGGAACTAGCGGCATTGAGCCAGGACAGGCACTAGCCCCCGAAGTGATTGCGTTTGAGGATGACTCGATATGGTCGGTTGCAGAGGTGGTCAAGTCCCAGCAAGTCAGGTTAATTGAGGATTTGGCAGCGTGTGACAACTTGCCGAAGGGAGCATGGGATCGATCGCCCCATCAAGCTGTGGTAGTTCCAATCGCTGCTTCAGGACGGATGGGGAAAGCTGGCATTTTAGTGGTTGGTTTGAACCCCTTCAGACGTTTCGACGACTCCTATCGGGGATTTATTGATCTGGTTTCGGCTCAAATTGCCGCTAGCATCGCCAATGCTCAAGCCTACGAAGAAGAACGCAAACGCACTGAGGCACTGGCAGAACTTGATCGAGCCAAAACCACCTTTTTCAGCAACGTTTCCCACGAATTTCGCACCCCACTAACCCTGATGTTGAGTCCGCTGGAAGACCTTTCCAATACACTCAACGGACAGTTGCAACCTGATCAGCGTGAACAGTTACAACTGATTCAGCGAAACGGTTTGCGCTTGCAGAAGTTAGTCAATACCCTATTAGACTTTTCCCGCATTGAGGCGGGACGAATTCAGGCATCGTATGAACCCACCGATCTGGCGATCTACACCGCCGAACTTGCCAGTACGTTTCGATCTCTGGTTGAGCAAGCTGGCATGGCGCTTGTGATTGATTGTCCCGCTTTACCGGAACCTGTGTACGTCGATCGCGATATGTGGGAGAAGATTGTGCTGAATCTGCTCTCGAATGCGTTTAAGTTTACGTTCACGGGCAGTATCACCGTTCAATTACAACCCGTTGGTAGTTCGGTTCAGTTGAGCATTACAGATACCGGAGTTGGGATTCCGGAAGCAGAATTACCGCGATTATTTGAACGTTTTCATCGCGTCAGTGGTACTCGTTCTCGCACCTACGAAGGCTCTGGCATTGGGCTGGCACTCGTGCAAAAACTCGTTAAACTGCATGGTGGAACGATCCATGTCACCAGCCAAGTCGATCACGGCACCACTTTTACGATCGCAATTCCTTTCGGTACGGCTCATCTCCCTCAGGAACGAATTGAAGCCACTCGTACTCTGGTATCGACCGCATTAGGAGCCAATCCCTATGTGGTAGAAGCATCGCGCTGGATTTCAGATATAGAGATTGAGGGTTCTGGGTCGAGCAATGCAGAACTTTTGCTCGCTGTTCCTACCCAGTCTAAACACTCATCTACACCCCCTGCACGAGTCTTGCTGGTGGATGACAACGCCGATATGCGGGATTATGTGAAGCAGCTATTGAGCCAGTATTACAAGGTTGAAGCTGTCAGTGATGGTTTCGCAGCCTTAGAAGCAATGACCCAGCGTCCTCCCGATCTGGTACTGAGCGATGTAATGATGCCGGGGTTGGATGGCTTGGGGCTACTGCGGGAACTGAGGGCGAATCCTCTTACCCAAGAAATCCCAATGATTTTGTTGTCGGCACGGGCTGGAGAAGAGTCTCGCATTGAAGGATTAGAAGCCGGAGCTGATGATTATTTGACCAAACCGTTTTCTACCCGCGAATTGTTATCGCGAGTCGAAGCGAATTTGAAGCTGAGCCAACTGCGACTTGTCGCAGGACAGCGAGAGCAATTACTCCGGCAGCAAGCAGAAACTGCACGGCAACAAGTTGAGACAATTCTATCCAGCATCCAGGACGGGTTCTATGTGCTCGATCGCAACTGGCACTTCACTTATGTCAGCGATCGCTTATGCGAAATGGCTGGGAAGTCACGAGAAGAACTGCTGGGTCATAACAATTGGGAGCTATTTCCAGAAGCGGTTGATACAGAGGTATATGTTCAATTTCAGCGATCGCTGAGAGAACAAATTCCCCTCCAGTTTGAATACCTTTATCTCCCCTGGAACCGCTGGTTTGAGTACCGAGTTTACCCATCTGTGGATGGACTGACGATTTTTGCAACTGAAGTGACCGATCGCAAACGAGCAGAAGCGCAATTGCGTGAATCTGAAAAGTTTTTGCAGGCTATCAACGAAACCGCACCGAATCTGCTCTACATTTTTGACCTGAATGAACGACGCAATGTATACGTCAGTCCGCAAATTTTTCACATTCTGGGTATTTCGTCCGCAGATCTACAGGCATTCGATTCTCAGCTTCTCGCTGAGTTGTTTCATCCAGATGACCTGGAACAGATTGAGCAGCATCATGACCGAATACGAGCAGCCCAGGAAGATGACATTTTTACCATCGAATATCGGATGAAGCACGCCAGTGGACAGTGGCTGTGGCTATCCAGTCGTGACAAAATTTTTGCCCGCGATCAGCAGGGTAATCCAACCCAAATCCTGGGGTCAGCGATTGACATCAGCGATCGCAAACGGGCTGAAGAAGCCTTACAGGAAAGCCTTGCCATCCTGAATACAGTCAACGAAGTGACCCCCACCCTGATTTACATCAAAGATCGTCAAAGACGGTTACAGATGGTAAACCCAGCCACAGCTCGCTTACTAGGCAAATCGGAAGCAGAGCTGATCGGCAAAACAGAAGTAGATTACCTTAGACCAGAAGAGGCTGAGCAGATTGCGGAGAACGATTGTCGCGTCATGGACAGCGGACAGGTCATTACGTTTGAGGAACGTGTCGTTGTGCCAGAAGGAAGCCGGATCTTTCTTTCGGCTAAAGCGCCCTATCGGGATGAACAGGGCAATATCATCGGATTGATTGGGGTTTCCACAGACATTACTGATCGCAAACAAGCCGAAGCCACGTTGCAAGAAAGTGAGCGGCGTTTTCGTCGCCTCGTAGAATCCAATATGTTTGGGGTTGCCTTCGGTGACTTTACAGGCGGCATTCATTACGTCAATGATTATTTTCTTCAGATGACTGGCTACACCCGCGTAGAATTTGAGATGGGGCAGGTAAAGTGGACTGAGATGACCCCACCAGAATTTCTGCCACTCGATGAGCAGGCAATCGCAGAACTCAGAGCAAAGGGAGTTTCAACCCCGTTTGAGAAAGAATACATTCGCAAAGATGGCACGAGGGTGCCCATTCTCATCGGGTCAGCGTTACTTCAAGAGCCTTACGATCAACAGCAAGACATCATTTGCTTTTATGTAGACCTGAGCGAGCGCAAACAAGCAGAACTAGCGTTACGCGCAAGTGAAGCGATCGCCCGGACTCGTGCCGAAGAATTGGAAACGCTGATGGAAGTCGTTCCCGTTGCAATTTGGCTAGCCCATGATCCTGACTGTCATCACGTAACAGTAAACCGGGCTGCTTACAATTTGATGCGAGCAGAGCCAGGTGATCCAATGACTGCCACTCCTGCGGGTGGCACCTATCCCTTCAAATTTAAGGTGCAGAGCAATGGGCAAGACATTCCAGCAGAAGAGCTGTCCCTGCAAAAGGCAGGACGGACAGGACAGGAGGTACTACAGGAAGCCGAACTCGTGTTTGAAGACGGCGTTGTGCATTATATATATGGACGCGCCGTACCGCTACGGGACGAGTCGGGTAACGTTCGTGGAGTGATCGGAGCCTATGTAGACATTAGCGATCGCAAACAAGCGGAAGCTCAACGGGAATATCTGATCACAGAACTGGAGGCGGAACGAGCACGATTTGAGGCGGTTCTACGCCAAATGCCAGAAGGGGTGATCATTGCCGATGCAGCTTCAGAACGTATGATCCTAGCGAATGAACGCACCAATCAGATTCTTCAGTACTCCTTTGAGTTGAATCTGGAGATGGAAAACTACGACGACAGGGTCCCCTTTCATGGTTATCATCCCGATGGGCGAGTTTATGCCCCAGATGATTATCCGCTCATCCGCTCACTGCGAAGGGGGGAAACTGTTAATCAGGAAGAACTGCGGATACGTTATCTAGATGGAAAATGGCTGAGCCTTGAAGTCAGTTCCGCTCCGATTCTCAATGGCAAGGGGCAGATTACAGCCGCCATTGCTCTAATGCAAGACATTACAGAGCGCAAGCGCATCGAACAATCCTTGCGGGACAGTGAAGCGCTGTATCGGACTCTCAGCGAAGCGGTACCTGATTTTATTTGGTCGTGTGACGCTGACGGTCAAGCCGATTTTGTGAATCCACGATGGGTAGACTATACCGGACTGACCCTTGAAGAATTGAATGCCGGAGGACTAGCTCAGGTTAACCATCCTGACGATTTTCCTCGACTAATGGAAGAATGGGAAGCCGCAAAACAAAAGGGGGCATTACTGGAATCAGAGTTCCGCTATCGTCGTAAAGATGGGGAATATCGATGGTTTATGGAGCGTGCTGTTCCCATTAAAGACGATGAGGGCAACATCGTGCGCTGGATTGGTACGACAACTGATATTCATGAGCGCAAGCAAGCCGAACTCGAACGCGAACAACTTTTGGCGAGAGAGCAAGCCGCACGGGAGGCAGCCGAAGCCGCCAATCGCATCAAAGATGAGTTTTTGGCAGTGGTGTCCCATGAGTTGCGATCGCCCCTCAACCCGATTCTCGGCTGGTCAAAGCTACTGCGAAGTCGCCAATTGGATGAAGAAAAAACCGATCGCGCTCTAGAAGTAATTGAGCGCAATGCCCAGATGCAAGCGCAACTGATTAACGACTTACTGGATGTGTCCCGCATTTTGCGCGGCAAATTGAGTTTGGATGCCAAGCCTATTGATCTAGTTGCCACCATTCAAGCGGCAATGGAAACTGTGCGACTCGCAGCAGAAGCTAAATCGATTCAAATAAACACTCACCTTGAACCGGATGTTGGACAGGTTGCCGGAGATGCAGGGCGATTACAGCAAGTCATTTGGAATCTTTTAACCAACGCCGTCAAATTTACATCTGAGGGAGGGCAAGTAGATATCCGGCTCGAACGCACTGGCTCTCAAGCCCAAATCACCATCACTGATACTGGCAAGGGCATCCCTCCTGATTTTCTGCCCTATGTATTTGAGCAATTCCGCCAAGAGAGTTCCGCGACAAATCGACGGTTTGGTGGGCTGGGTTTAGGACTGGCGATCGTCCGCTACTTGGTAGAACTGCATGGCGGCACAGTGCAAGCAGACAGCCCTGGCGAAGGGCAGGGAGCCACCTTTACCGTCAAATTACCACTGATGCCCCATCAATGGATCACGAAGCCAGCTCCGAAACCCTCTGAATTCTCTCTAAATTTACAAGGTATTCGCATTCTAGTCGTGGAGGACGATGACAATACTCGCGAGTTTCTCGCCTTCCTGCTGGAGTTACATGGGGCAAATGTGATTGCTACAGCAACCGCAGGCGAGGCGCTCACGACACTCACGCAGTTCAAACCAGATGTCCTCTTGAGTGATATTGGGATGCCCGATATAGATGGCTATATGCTGATGCGGCAAATCAGAGCCTTACCATCTGAGCAAGGGGGAACGATTCCCGCGATCGCCCTGACTGCCTATGCCGGAGAAATTGACTACCAGCAGGCAATGGCAGCAGGCTTTCAACGGCATATCGCTAAACCGATCGAACCGGAGGTATTAATCCAGGCGATTGCAACACTCTTAGTTCGAAGCAGAACGCGAACAGCTTCTCCAGCAGTTGGAAACCATCCTGGGACAACAGGAAGCGGTGATTAATCTTATTTAATATCCATCATCCTGGAGATTCGCGTTAACCTTCTGCATCCCTAAGATAGAGAATTATGGATATCCAGTTGAAACGCTTACTGCGGATTTCTTCGTCGTACACACGATATGGCGTTGCAGTTATCAGCGTCTTATTATCCCTACTACTGTTGCCGTTGTGGGGGGCGAGATCGCCCTTTCTCATGCTGATTCCAGCCGTGATGGTGAGTTCTTACTATGGCGGTTTGGGTCCAGGGATACTGGCTACAATCTTGGGTGGGTTCTTGGGGTTTAGGTTTCTACCTCAGTGGTCTTGCGAATCGGTTTTGAATCCTCATCTTGGCGATCTGCTGCGCTTGGGTGTATTTTTTTCGATTGGGGTATTTGTTGGCTTTCTCAGTTGGCGCTTACTATCTGAAAAACGACAGGCAGAAGCTAGTTCCCGGTCGTATCAGGAAAGTGAAAAACGGTATCGCTTAATGGTTGAGCAGGTTAAAGACTACGCCTTTTATACTCTTGATCCACATGGCGTTGTGAATACCTGGAACACGGGTGCCGAACGGTTAAAAGGATATTGTTCTGCTGACATTGTGGGGCGCTCATTTGCCTTATGTTTTCCTCCGGAAGAGATTGAGCGGGGAAAGTCAGAGTCTATTTTGCAGGACGCGATCGCCCACGGGCAATGGGTGGATGAGGGCTGGCACGTTCGCAAAGACGGCTCTCTATTTTGGGCAGAAGCGGTGACAACGGCGTTGCGAGATGAAAGGGGGCAACTGCAAGGATTTTCTCAAGTTGTTCACGACATTAGCGATCGCAGGCAAGCCGAAGAGACTCTACGAAAGACGAATCAAACGCTGCAAAGCATTATTCAAGCTTCTCCGCTGGCGATGTTCCCGCGCGATGCGCAAGGAGTGCATCATGAGCGCTGAAAACCGGGAATATGTGGGCATTTGAGAAACTCAGCAAGACTCGAAGAGATGCCAAAAAATTGGACTTTCCAATTCACCGCTTTCCCCTGCAATTGATTCCGTTTCAAGTGTTGCTCCCAACTCAAGCGGCGATGGGCGCGTTGCTGGCGAGTGAGCAATGATTGAGATGAATCGATAGCTTGGCGATGAGCAGAAACCGCTTCAATCTGAATCTGATTGCGTTCTAGATTGCATTTTAGCGTTCGTCGAAACTGAGTGGCTGGAATGTCTGTCCAGATGATGGCTTGTGTGCCAACATTCAGTGCGGAAAGGCTTTGTTTCACAATAATTTCTGGCGCTTCTGCAAGGGGTGGTGGCGTTGGCAGTTTTGCACGAGTCACCAAGATCCGACGACCGCGTGTGTTGGCTGAGCGATCTGCATGACAATGCTGAATGACTGGACAGATTCGGCAAATGGTGGCTTTAATTCCAAAGACCAATTGCATATCGCCTACTCGGTTGTAGCGCACCTCTTGACGATCCATCTGATGTCCAGCAGGGCACTCAATTACTTCATCATCAATGATCTTAAAATCTTTACCAGAGTACTTATGACGGCTCTGTCCCCAGCCTGGAACGGCAACCATTGCTCCATACTTGGGAGAAGGTGCAAGTTGTGGGTTAACGGTCGGTGTGGATAGCAAAGATTGGGGAGCAATGGTCTGGGCTGAGCACTCTTGAGTTTCTAGCGGGTCTAGAGCAGGCGACCAAAGCGTTTGTCGGATTTGACGTTGGGATTGGGACTGCCATCCTGCTTGAATGCGCCAGTTCCACACCCATTGGCTTAAGATTTGCCAGAAGCTTTGTCCTTCTGGCTGCCAGCTACACCAACGGTCGCAGTCTTGCTCTCTATCCTCTTCAGATAGCGTTTGCTCAAN contains:
- a CDS encoding PAS domain S-box protein, with the protein product MARLMRSHDWSQTPLGSPEQWPQSLKTTVRIVLTSRHPMFVWWGDHLLNLYNDAYAVFLHTKHPALAQPAAQLWHEIWDQLEPRIESALHANEGTFDEALLFIMERKGYPEETYVTFSYSPIPNDEGTIGGILCACTDDTDRIVGERQLALLRELAAKTVDARTFDEACTLSASCLETNPYDFPFAFIYLVDPDRQCAVLAGTSGIEPGQALAPEVIAFEDDSIWSVAEVVKSQQVRLIEDLAACDNLPKGAWDRSPHQAVVVPIAASGRMGKAGILVVGLNPFRRFDDSYRGFIDLVSAQIAASIANAQAYEEERKRTEALAELDRAKTTFFSNVSHEFRTPLTLMLSPLEDLSNTLNGQLQPDQREQLQLIQRNGLRLQKLVNTLLDFSRIEAGRIQASYEPTDLAIYTAELASTFRSLVEQAGMALVIDCPALPEPVYVDRDMWEKIVLNLLSNAFKFTFTGSITVQLQPVGSSVQLSITDTGVGIPEAELPRLFERFHRVSGTRSRTYEGSGIGLALVQKLVKLHGGTIHVTSQVDHGTTFTIAIPFGTAHLPQERIEATRTLVSTALGANPYVVEASRWISDIEIEGSGSSNAELLLAVPTQSKHSSTPPARVLLVDDNADMRDYVKQLLSQYYKVEAVSDGFAALEAMTQRPPDLVLSDVMMPGLDGLGLLRELRANPLTQEIPMILLSARAGEESRIEGLEAGADDYLTKPFSTRELLSRVEANLKLSQLRLVAGQREQLLRQQAETARQQVETILSSIQDGFYVLDRNWHFTYVSDRLCEMAGKSREELLGHNNWELFPEAVDTEVYVQFQRSLREQIPLQFEYLYLPWNRWFEYRVYPSVDGLTIFATEVTDRKRAEAQLRESEKFLQAINETAPNLLYIFDLNERRNVYVSPQIFHILGISSADLQAFDSQLLAELFHPDDLEQIEQHHDRIRAAQEDDIFTIEYRMKHASGQWLWLSSRDKIFARDQQGNPTQILGSAIDISDRKRAEEALQESLAILNTVNEVTPTLIYIKDRQRRLQMVNPATARLLGKSEAELIGKTEVDYLRPEEAEQIAENDCRVMDSGQVITFEERVVVPEGSRIFLSAKAPYRDEQGNIIGLIGVSTDITDRKQAEATLQESERRFRRLVESNMFGVAFGDFTGGIHYVNDYFLQMTGYTRVEFEMGQVKWTEMTPPEFLPLDEQAIAELRAKGVSTPFEKEYIRKDGTRVPILIGSALLQEPYDQQQDIICFYVDLSERKQAELALRASEAIARTRAEELETLMEVVPVAIWLAHDPDCHHVTVNRAAYNLMRAEPGDPMTATPAGGTYPFKFKVQSNGQDIPAEELSLQKAGRTGQEVLQEAELVFEDGVVHYIYGRAVPLRDESGNVRGVIGAYVDISDRKQAEAQREYLITELEAERARFEAVLRQMPEGVIIADAASERMILANERTNQILQYSFELNLEMENYDDRVPFHGYHPDGRVYAPDDYPLIRSLRRGETVNQEELRIRYLDGKWLSLEVSSAPILNGKGQITAAIALMQDITERKRIEQSLRDSEALYRTLSEAVPDFIWSCDADGQADFVNPRWVDYTGLTLEELNAGGLAQVNHPDDFPRLMEEWEAAKQKGALLESEFRYRRKDGEYRWFMERAVPIKDDEGNIVRWIGTTTDIHERKQAELEREQLLAREQAAREAAEAANRIKDEFLAVVSHELRSPLNPILGWSKLLRSRQLDEEKTDRALEVIERNAQMQAQLINDLLDVSRILRGKLSLDAKPIDLVATIQAAMETVRLAAEAKSIQINTHLEPDVGQVAGDAGRLQQVIWNLLTNAVKFTSEGGQVDIRLERTGSQAQITITDTGKGIPPDFLPYVFEQFRQESSATNRRFGGLGLGLAIVRYLVELHGGTVQADSPGEGQGATFTVKLPLMPHQWITKPAPKPSEFSLNLQGIRILVVEDDDNTREFLAFLLELHGANVIATATAGEALTTLTQFKPDVLLSDIGMPDIDGYMLMRQIRALPSEQGGTIPAIALTAYAGEIDYQQAMAAGFQRHIAKPIEPEVLIQAIATLLVRSRTRTASPAVGNHPGTTGSGD
- a CDS encoding PAS domain S-box protein, which translates into the protein MDIQLKRLLRISSSYTRYGVAVISVLLSLLLLPLWGARSPFLMLIPAVMVSSYYGGLGPGILATILGGFLGFRFLPQWSCESVLNPHLGDLLRLGVFFSIGVFVGFLSWRLLSEKRQAEASSRSYQESEKRYRLMVEQVKDYAFYTLDPHGVVNTWNTGAERLKGYCSADIVGRSFALCFPPEEIERGKSESILQDAIAHGQWVDEGWHVRKDGSLFWAEAVTTALRDERGQLQGFSQVVHDISDRRQAEETLRKTNQTLQSIIQASPLAMFPRDAQGVHHER